TCGCGCCACCAATATGTTGAGTTTGTCCGAGACCAGACGGTAGCAACCTGGCTGGGATGTCACCGGCGCGCGTTCGAGGCATTTGGTGGTGTGCCGGCTCGGGTCATCATCGACAATTGCAAGTGTGCGATCACGCGCGCGTGCTATTACGAGCCCGAGGTGCAACGCGCGTACGGCGAGTGCGCAGAAGGATACGGTTTCAAGATTGATGCTTGTCCGCCAAGGGATCCGCAAAAAAAGGCATAGGCTTCATATTGCACCTTGTGTGGTTGATTGAACAGCGTTAAGCGTCGGAGCAGTCGAACTGTAGCGCCCACCTTGCCCTTTGACGAGGACGACATTGCCCACGGGCTCGAACAGACAGCGATGCAGGTTGCCGTAACGATGCTGGCGCAAGAATCCGCTTTGCCCCCACTGGTAGATGGTGGTCGCGCACACGCCGAGTTGGGCGGCGAGCTCGTCGGCGGTGAGCATGCCGCGCTCTCGTAGGCGCGTAAAGCGGCTCTTAAGTTTATAGGCGTTGCGGATGACGATGACCTTCTTGTGGGTGAAGGCCTCACCTTTCCAGTTCTTGTAGCCGAGCTCGTTGAGGTGCTTGGCGACTTGCCGGTCCGAACAGGTTTCGAGCAATTCGTCGACCTTCGCAACAACCTCTGGCAGCGTCTTGCGAATCAAAGCGATGGGCTTGCGTTTGTCGACCATCAGTGAGGTTGTTTGACCGCCACGGAAGCGAACATGGATCGCGATCTGCTCATTTTTTAAAAGTGTGACGTCCTCAATGAGCAGACCGAGCATCCGTTTGCGTTCGACGGGTTCAACACGCGTGTCGTTCCAGACCACGGCGAAGTCAGCAGCCAGTGCTCGAATGCGCGCACGCGCTTCGTCGGCAAGCAAACGCTGGTCGGCCATGCGTTGGCGGTCGTGCTCCTGTTGCAGATCGTCCAGTTGCCGAAGGCGGGCATTCCAGTCGGCTTCCAAAGCGTCAGCGACCATGCGGTTGGCAGGATCAACATTCATATAACGTCGGCGGGCGAGTTCGGCGTCGTAACGCGCCCGCTCCAGCTGCCGGTTGCGCATCGCGTTCGCCTGTTCAATGCGCCCAGCAATCTCGTCCTCGACGGCGAGAGCGACTTCGATGGCCGCGGGCGCAACAGTCTGTAGCAGCAGTGAACTGATCGCCAAGTCCACATCGCACCCGCGTATTGACTGACACGGCTTGCCTGCACGATGCGCAACAGCGGCGTGACACACATAGTACGGCTCGAGTGTGCTGGTCACCCTCTGATACCGGACGCGCATGCGTTGACCGCATACGCCGCACATCACGCGTCCCTGCAACAGCCCGACACCTTCGCGCGGCATAGCGCCCCGGCTGCCATCAGAGAAACTGCTAGAGCTTTGCTTGAGCGTCACCTGATTGCGCTCAAACTCGTCCCAGTCGATATAACCCGCGTGCGCGTCGCGGATCAATACCTCCCAATCACGCTGGGCGACCTTAAGGCTACGCTGAAAAAGGTCAACGGCATTGGGCGTTCAATCGTTAGATGTGCATGAAACAACAGACCCTTGCGATGGCGGCCGATCAAGGCGCCGGATTTGAACAGTACCGTCGGCCAACCAAACGCGATGTGTTCCTTGAGACGATGGAGCAGATCGTGCCGTGGGCGCAATTGTGCGAGGTTGTCGAGCCGTACTATCCGAAGGGTCAAGGCGGTCGCCCGCCAGTGGGTCTGGAGCGCATGCTGCGCATGCACTTTGTGCAGCACTGGTTCAACCTGGCGGATGAGGCGTGCGAGGAGGCGCTGCTGGACAGCACCGCATTGCGGCGATTCGTCGGGATTGACCTGGGGCGCGAGCGGGTTCCCGATGGCACGACGCTGTTGAAGTTTCGCCGGCTGCTGGAGCGCAACAAGCTCGGCGAGCAGTTGTTCTCCAAGGTCGGCGAAGTACTGCAAGGGCATGGGCTGAAGGTTGGCACCGGCACGATCGTGGATGCCACCATCATCGGTGCGCCCAGTTCCACGAAGAATGCGGACAAGGCACGAGACCCCGAAATGCATCAGACGAGGAAGGGCCAGCAGTGGTACTTCGGCATGAAGCTGCACATCGGTGTGGATAGCCAGACGGGACTGGCACACAGCGCGGTAGTGACGGCGGCAAACGTGCATGACAAGCATCCGCTGCCGGCGCTACTGCACGGCGACGAGCGGCGTGTGTACG
This is a stretch of genomic DNA from Burkholderia sp. WP9. It encodes these proteins:
- a CDS encoding recombinase zinc beta ribbon domain-containing protein, giving the protein MIRDAHAGYIDWDEFERNQVTLKQSSSSFSDGSRGAMPREGVGLLQGRVMCGVCGQRMRVRYQRVTSTLEPYYVCHAAVAHRAGKPCQSIRGCDVDLAISSLLLQTVAPAAIEVALAVEDEIAGRIEQANAMRNRQLERARYDAELARRRYMNVDPANRMVADALEADWNARLRQLDDLQQEHDRQRMADQRLLADEARARIRALAADFAVVWNDTRVEPVERKRMLGLLIEDVTLLKNEQIAIHVRFRGGQTTSLMVDKRKPIALIRKTLPEVVAKVDELLETCSDRQVAKHLNELGYKNWKGEAFTHKKVIVIRNAYKLKSRFTRLRERGMLTADELAAQLGVCATTIYQWGQSGFLRQHRYGNLHRCLFEPVGNVVLVKGQGGRYSSTAPTLNAVQSTTQGAI
- a CDS encoding IS5 family transposase, which encodes MKQQTLAMAADQGAGFEQYRRPTKRDVFLETMEQIVPWAQLCEVVEPYYPKGQGGRPPVGLERMLRMHFVQHWFNLADEACEEALLDSTALRRFVGIDLGRERVPDGTTLLKFRRLLERNKLGEQLFSKVGEVLQGHGLKVGTGTIVDATIIGAPSSTKNADKARDPEMHQTRKGQQWYFGMKLHIGVDSQTGLAHSAVVTAANVHDKHPLPALLHGDERRVYGDSAYASQKELIASKAPKAKDFTNQRVRNRSGEVDETRRSKNRNKSKIRARVEHVFAVVKRLWGFGKVRYRGLAKNATRAFTALALANIYMSRARLMAQVRP